The proteins below come from a single Streptosporangiales bacterium genomic window:
- the rlmB gene encoding 23S rRNA (guanosine(2251)-2'-O)-methyltransferase RlmB: MASPRGRPSRSSPRGSDGGGDVVAGRNPVVEALRSAVPAKALYVTDDGDVRVAEAVRLARGAGVDVRQVSRPELDRRADGVPHQGVLLAVRPYAYADPGDLLRRAGDATALVVALDGVTDPHNLGAIVRSAAAFGAHGVVVPERRAAGVTPAVWKASAGTVANLPVARTVNLVRQLRAYQRDGLFVVGLAGEARTALADSRLLDGPLVLVVGAEGAGLSRLVREACDELVHVPIAPAAESLNASVAAGVALYEIARAR, from the coding sequence ATGGCGTCTCCCAGGGGACGCCCGTCGCGGTCGTCACCCCGCGGGAGCGACGGCGGCGGCGACGTCGTCGCCGGCCGTAACCCGGTGGTCGAGGCGCTGCGATCGGCCGTCCCCGCGAAGGCGTTGTACGTCACCGACGACGGCGACGTGCGGGTCGCCGAGGCGGTACGACTGGCGCGCGGAGCGGGCGTCGACGTCCGCCAGGTGTCCCGTCCCGAGCTCGACCGCCGCGCCGACGGCGTCCCGCACCAGGGCGTGCTCCTCGCCGTGCGGCCCTACGCGTACGCCGATCCAGGCGACCTGCTCCGCCGTGCCGGGGACGCCACAGCACTCGTCGTCGCGCTCGACGGCGTGACCGACCCGCACAACCTCGGAGCGATCGTGCGGTCGGCGGCGGCGTTCGGCGCGCACGGTGTGGTCGTGCCGGAACGCCGCGCCGCGGGCGTGACACCCGCGGTGTGGAAGGCGTCTGCGGGCACCGTCGCGAACCTGCCGGTCGCCCGCACGGTCAACCTGGTCAGGCAGCTGAGGGCGTACCAGCGCGACGGGCTGTTCGTGGTCGGGCTCGCCGGCGAGGCACGCACCGCACTCGCCGACTCGCGCCTCCTCGACGGGCCGCTGGTCCTCGTCGTCGGCGCCGAGGGTGCCGGCCTCTCGCGGCTGGTCCGCGAGGCCTGCGACGAGCTCGTCCACGTGCCCATCGCGCCCGCCGCCGAGTCGCTCAACGCGAGCGTCGCCGCCGGCGTCGCGCTGTACGAGATCGCCCGCGCCCGCTAG
- a CDS encoding DUF4032 domain-containing protein: MHLTAGPSDPALLDLPWSVPLEEWPADHLVAYPRGLSRHIVRFVRNAGVVYAVKETSQHAAEREFRLLRALAGRDIPAVEAVAVVTDRTDDDGKPLDAALVTRHLTFSLPYRALFSQVLRPSAAQNLLEALAELLVRLHLTGFYWADCSLSNTLFRRDAGALAAYLVDAETGELKGNLGDGMRGNDLTIATENISGDLLDLEAAGLLDERLDPLDTATELERLYSELWSELTRVEVLDADERHLIDSRVRRLNDLGYDVAELQVSTDDTGRRLVVRTEVVQPGLHARRLHELTGLAVQERQARRLMSDIRAFRAAKYPDGDAPSPLVVAHRWLIESFVPTVEAVPRDLRGKLEPAEVFHEALEHRWYLSEEQGHNVGLEAAVASYVRDVLVHKPDEKAVLGAAG, from the coding sequence CTGCACCTGACGGCTGGGCCTTCCGACCCGGCGTTGCTCGACCTCCCGTGGTCGGTGCCGCTCGAGGAGTGGCCCGCCGACCACCTCGTCGCGTACCCCCGTGGGCTGTCCAGGCACATCGTCCGGTTCGTGCGCAACGCCGGCGTCGTCTATGCCGTCAAGGAGACCTCGCAGCACGCCGCGGAGCGCGAGTTCCGGCTGCTCCGCGCCCTCGCCGGGCGTGATATCCCCGCGGTCGAGGCGGTGGCCGTCGTCACCGACCGCACCGACGACGACGGGAAGCCGCTCGACGCGGCGCTGGTGACCCGGCACCTGACCTTCTCGTTGCCGTACCGCGCGCTGTTCTCCCAGGTCCTGCGCCCGAGCGCGGCACAGAACCTGCTCGAGGCGCTCGCCGAGCTGCTCGTCCGGCTGCACCTCACCGGCTTCTACTGGGCCGACTGCTCGCTGTCCAACACCCTGTTCCGCCGCGACGCGGGAGCGCTCGCCGCCTACCTCGTCGACGCCGAGACCGGGGAGCTGAAGGGCAACCTCGGCGACGGCATGCGCGGCAACGACCTCACCATCGCGACCGAGAACATCAGCGGCGACCTGCTCGACCTCGAGGCGGCCGGGCTCCTCGACGAGCGCCTCGACCCGCTGGACACGGCGACCGAGCTCGAACGGCTCTACAGCGAGCTGTGGAGCGAGCTCACCCGCGTCGAGGTGCTCGACGCCGACGAGCGACACCTGATCGACTCGCGCGTCCGCCGGCTCAACGACCTCGGCTACGACGTGGCCGAGCTGCAGGTCAGCACCGACGACACCGGACGCCGCCTCGTCGTGCGCACCGAGGTCGTCCAGCCTGGCCTGCACGCGCGCCGGTTGCACGAGCTCACCGGGCTCGCGGTTCAGGAGCGCCAGGCACGGCGGCTGATGAGCGACATCCGTGCGTTCCGGGCCGCCAAGTACCCCGACGGCGACGCACCGTCGCCGCTCGTCGTGGCGCACCGCTGGCTCATCGAGAGCTTCGTTCCCACGGTCGAGGCCGTCCCCCGCGACCTGCGCGGCAAGCTCGAGCCGGCCGAGGTGTTCCACGAGGCGCTCGAGCACCGGTGGTACCTCTCGGAGGAGCAGGGCCACAACGTCGGCCTGGAGGCGGCCGTCGCGTCGTACGTGCGCGACGTTCTCGTGCACAAGCCCGACGAGAAGGCCGTCCTCGGCGCGGCGGGCTAG
- a CDS encoding protein kinase: MPDLTEGRVIAGRYEIMSLIGRGGAASVWRAYDPALQREVAVKELMMPPHLGLEERRRVMREARTAARVQHPGAVPIYDVVTDAEQVLIVMEFIRAPTLTERVAAVGNLPPEFVAALGIQLVDTLEAAHANGIVHRDLKPSNVMVTGDGRTCLADFGVAMLVDRTGRARSGVAGGTPGYMSPEQAEQRSVTSASDVFSLGATLFFAAEARGPFDRADWRDAVRAVIEEPPTVPRLAGPLAPLFHRMLSKDPKRRPSHDDVRRSLFVVLAQGMPGLLEGAGPSWERTPQPGRLPLSSPGRAQEDAAADADPPAAPITPPRLPLRSSRPPADRG, translated from the coding sequence ATGCCGGATCTGACCGAGGGGCGGGTCATCGCCGGCCGCTACGAGATCATGTCGCTGATCGGACGGGGCGGCGCGGCGAGCGTGTGGCGCGCGTACGACCCTGCTCTGCAGCGCGAGGTCGCGGTGAAGGAACTGATGATGCCGCCGCACCTCGGCCTCGAGGAGCGGCGCCGCGTGATGCGCGAGGCGCGGACGGCGGCACGCGTGCAGCACCCCGGAGCGGTCCCGATCTACGACGTCGTCACCGACGCCGAGCAGGTGCTGATCGTCATGGAGTTCATCAGGGCGCCGACCCTGACCGAACGCGTCGCCGCCGTCGGCAACCTGCCGCCGGAGTTCGTGGCGGCGCTGGGCATCCAGCTCGTCGACACGCTGGAGGCCGCGCACGCCAACGGCATCGTCCACCGCGACCTCAAGCCGTCGAACGTCATGGTGACCGGCGACGGGCGTACGTGCCTCGCCGACTTCGGCGTCGCCATGCTCGTCGACCGCACCGGTCGGGCGCGGTCGGGCGTCGCCGGGGGCACCCCCGGCTACATGTCGCCTGAGCAGGCCGAGCAGCGCAGCGTCACGTCGGCGAGCGACGTGTTCAGCCTCGGCGCGACCCTGTTCTTCGCCGCCGAGGCCAGGGGCCCGTTCGACCGCGCCGACTGGCGCGACGCCGTCCGCGCCGTCATCGAGGAGCCGCCGACCGTCCCGCGGCTGGCCGGTCCGCTGGCGCCGCTGTTCCACCGGATGCTCTCCAAGGACCCGAAGCGTCGTCCCAGCCACGATGACGTGCGCCGCAGCCTGTTCGTAGTGCTCGCCCAGGGCATGCCCGGCCTGCTCGAGGGCGCGGGTCCGTCCTGGGAACGCACCCCGCAGCCGGGGCGGTTGCCGCTGTCCTCCCCCGGTCGGGCGCAGGAGGACGCCGCCGCCGACGCCGACCCGCCGGCGGCCCCGATCACGCCGCCCCGCCTCCCGCTGCGGTCCAGCCGACCACCTGCCGACCGCGGCTGA